AGGCGCGCCACTCGACCCGTGGGCCCCGGCGTTCGCGGGGGTGACGCGCCTGCGGGGCAGTGCGCGCCGCCCTACAATCGACGGCTTTGCCCGCCGCACCGCCTTGCCGGCGCCCGGTACCGCTGCTCATGTCCGCCCCGTCGCCCCGCCTGCTCCACCTCGATGCCCTCAAGGCCCTGGCCGCCCAGGCCATCGTGTGGCACCACCTCGTGAGCTACGGCCCCATCGCCGACACGGTGCAGGAACTGATGCCGGAGGTCACCGACCTGCTGTTCCACCACGGCCGCATGGCGGTGCAGGTGTTCCTCGTGGTCGGCGGTTTCCTCAGTGCCCGCGCCCTCGCGCCGCGCCGCGAAGCGCTGCAGGGCTCGCTCGCGCAGGTGGGCCTGCTGATCGGGCGCCGCTGGCTGCGGCTCGCGCTGCCCTTCTTCGCCGCGGTGCTGCTGACCCTCGGCTGTTCCGCGCTGGTGGCCGACTGGCTGCCGGACCTCGTGCCCCACTCGGTGGGCCTGGCGCAACTGCTGTCGCATGCGCTGCTGCTGCACGGCGTGCTGGGCCACGAGTCGCTGACGGTGGGCGCCTGGTACGTGGCGATCGACCTGCAGCTGTTCGCGCTGTTGCTCGGCCTGCTGTGGTGCGCGGGGCGGTTCCGGCGGTCGAGGTGGATGGCGCCGGTGCTGGTGCTCGCGGCGGTGGCGGCCTCGCTGTGGGTCTTCAACCGCGACCCGTCCCTCGACAACTGGGCGCCCTACTTCTTCGGTGCCTACGGCCTCGGCGTGCTGGTGCACTGGCTCAGCGCCAGCCGCTGGCGCGAACGCTGGCTGGCCCTGCTGTGCGCGATGGTGCTGGCCGCGCTGGCCCACGACTTCCGCGGCCGCATCGCGCTCGCGCTGGTGACGGCCCTCGTGCTCGCCTTGCTGCAATGGCGCCACCAGGGCGGCCGCCCGCTGCTGCCGGCCGGGCGGCCTGCCGCACTGCTCGGGCACCTCGGCACCCACTCGTACGCCCTCTTCCTCGTGCACTTCCCCATCTGCCTGCTGGTCAACGGCCTGTTCGAGCAGAAGGACCCGACGCAGCAGGGCGCGGCGCTGATGGCCATCGTCAGCGCCTGGCTGCTGAGCAACGCCGCCGCGGTGCCGTTCCACCGCTGGGTGGAGCGGCCGGCCGGACGCCTGCGCTGGCCGCGCTGGGGCCTGCAGCGGGCCTGACGTTTCTGCACAATGGACGGTGAGGACTCCACCATGCCGACCCGACCTGCCCCACGCACCGAAGCCGAGGTGCGCACCGACCTCGCCGCCGCCTACCGCCTCGCGGCCCTGGCCGGCTGGGACGACACGATCTACACGCACCTGTCGGCCGCCGTGCCCGGAGAGCCGGGCGTCTACCTGCTGAACGAGTTCGGGCTGGGCTTCGACGAGGTGTGTGCGTCGAACCTCGTGAAGGTGGACGTGCGAGGCCGCGTGGCCGACGGCACGGGCCGCCGCGTGAACCCGAGCGGCTTCGCGATCCACGGCGCCATCCACGTCGCGCGTCCCGACGTCGAATGCGTGATCCACCTCCATGCGCCGTGGGGCGTGTCGCTGTCGATGCTGCCGGACGGCCTGCTGCCCACGTCGCAGTGGGCCATGCGCCTGCACGGGCGCCTGGGCCGCCATGCCTACGAAGGGCTGGCGCTGGGCGCCGAGGAGCAGCAGCGCCTCGTGGCCAACCTCGGCACGCTCGACGGTCTGATCCTCGAGAACCACGGCACACTGACGGTCGGCCGCTCGGTGGCCGAGGCCTTCCTGCTGATGCACATCCTCGAACGTGCCGCCCGGGCCCAGCTGCGCGCGATGGCCGCGACGGGCGGCCGGGTGCTCACGGCGAACCCTGATCTCGCCGCCCTCACCCACCGCCAGTGGGTGGGCGACGGCACCGAGCGGGACGGCGATGCCGAATGGCCCGCGCTGCTGCGGCGCGCGGACCGGCTGTCGCCGGGCTTCCGCGATTGAACCCACCCTGAAAGGACCCCTTCATGCCCACCCTCCGCGTCGAACTCTTCGAAGGCCGCACGCCCCAGCAGAAAGCCGAACTGGCGAAGGAACTCACCGAGGCCTGCGTGCGCGTGCTCGGCGGCAGCCCCGACGCCGTCGACATCCTGTTCTTCGACGTGGCGAAGCAGGACTGGTCGACCGGCGGGGTGATGTGGAGCGACAAGGGGAAGTGACCCGACCGGGTCACCGGCCCGCCAACGCCAGCGCGTCCGCACCGGCCGGCGTCCGCATCGGGGCCGACGGATCGGTCACCGCGTGCCACACGGCCTCGGCCACGTCGGCCGCGTGCGTGACCGGTGTCGAGGTGTCCCGCACCGCCGCGAACACGCGCTCGCGGAAGTCGCTGTACGCCCCGTGGTCGCTGCCCTCCATGCGGCGGCGGGCGTTGTCCCCGAAGCTCGTGCCCGGCGCGCGGCCCGGCAGCACCAGGCGCACCCGCACGTCGAACGGGGCCAGTTCCAGTGCCAGCGATTCGGTGAACGCGTTCACCGCCGCCTTGCTCGCGGTGTAGACCGCCAGCAGGGGCAGCGGCAGCAGCGTCACGCTCGACGTCACGTTCACGACCACGCCCGACCGCCGGAGGCGGAACTGCGGCAGCACCGCCTGCGTCATCGCGATCGTGCCGAACGTGTTGGTCTCGAAGAGGTCGCGCACGCCGGCGAGCGTGATGCCCTCGACCGGCCCCAGCCAGCCCACGCCGGCGTTGTTGACCAGCGCATCGAGGGGTCCGGCCGCATCGATGCACCGGGCGATGCTCCCGGGGTCGGTGACGTCGAGCGGCAGGATGCGGATGCGGTCGGACCGCGGCAGCACGTCCTCGCGCGGCGTGCGCATCGTCGCGACGACACGCCAGCCCTGGTCGGCGAAATGCCGCGCGGTCTCCAGGCCGAAGCCGGACGAACAGCCGGTGATCAGGACAGTGGACGGGTGGGACATCGGGAAACTCCTTCAGGGGGTGGAGCCTGAACGATAGGCAGCGGCCGCCGGACTGACTACACTTCAGAGTCCTTGGTTTTGTCGAAAGCGTCCGGCATGGTGGACCCGCTGGCCGAAGTCGTGTCCCTGCTGCAACCCACCGCGCCGTTCTCGAAACTGGTGGTGGCGTCGGCGCCCTGGGCGGTGCGGCGCGCCGACACCGGGCGTCCCTTCTACTTCGTGGTGCTCGAAGGCGGCTGCCGCCTGCACGTCGACGGCCCCTCCGGCGGCGCCTCGATCCCGCTCGACGGAGGCGACTTCGTGCTGATTCCCGCCGCCCGCGGTTTCGCCACCTCCAGCCGGGACCGCGAGCCTCCGCGTGAAGGCGAGGCCGTCACCACGCCGATCGCCCCCATGCCCGGTGGTGCGCGCGTCGGTGACCCGAACGGGCCGGTGGACGCGCGCCTGCTCGTCGGCCACTGCGTGTTCGGATCCCCCGACGCCGCGCTGCTGGTGTCGCTGCTGCCGCAGTGGATCCACGTGCGCGGCGATCACCGCCTGTCGATGCTGGTCCAGTTGGTGGGCGAGGAATCCCGCGCCGATCGGCCCGCGCGGGACATCGTCCTGGCCCGGCTGCTCGAGGTGCTGCTGATCGAGGCCCTGCGTTCGGCGGCCGGCACGGCGGGTTCCGCGGGCCTCGTGCGGGGCCTGGCCGATTCGAGGCTCGCCCTGGCGCTTCGGTGCATGCACGAGCGGCCCGGCGCCCCCTGGACCATCGACGAACTCGCGCGCGAGGCGGCGATGTCGCGCTCGGCCTTCTTCGAGCGGTTCAGCCGCACCGTGGGCGTCGCCCCGATGGCCTACCTGCTGGCCTGGCGCATGGCGCTCGCGAAGCAGCTGCTGCGACAACGGGAACTCGCCATCGCCGACATCGCAGAACGTGTGGGCTACAGCACGGTCAGCACCTTCGGCGTGGCCTTCACGCGGCACGCGGGCATGCCGCCCGGCCGCTATGCCCGCACCGCGGCCGGCGACCCGGGCGAAGCGCCCGCGGCCGCCTGACGCGCCCCTCAGTTGCCGTAGATGGCGAACTCGAAATACCGCGACCAGGCGGGATCGAACTCGACGTCCAGCGTGTCCGCGGCGATGCCGTCGCGCGACAGCAGCGGCGCCAGCGCCGCGCGCGCGCGCTCCACGTCGGCGACGTAGTACACGGCTCGCCGGCGACCGCCCCGCGTGACCACGAGCGTCAGGATGCCGAGGCGGGACTGCTCGAGCACGGTGGCCGCCTGGTCCTGGAAGGCGTGGGCCGCCGACAGGGCGTCGCTGTCGGGCACCGGCAGGTCGAGCGTGAGCGCATGCACGAGGTCGGCCCGCATGGCCACCGCGTTCGCGCTTCGGTTGATGCTCACCACGAGGGTGTCCACCGCGTCGTCGTTGTTCGCCTGGAGGGTCACGCCCGACCATTCGTACTCGCCGTCGGGGAAGTCGCCGGTGCGCCCCAGCACGTCGCGCCAGTGCGCGTCGAACACGCGGGCGAAACTCTCGAGCGGTGTCCATGGCGCCTCGAGGTCGGGCACGTCGTCGGTGAAGTCGACCGCGCCCACCTTCACGGCGAAGTCGTACTCGCCGAGCACGTGGTCCAGCAGGATGTACGCCATCTGCTGCGCGTGGTCCTGCATGTCGTCGGGCACCTCGACGTCGAAGCGGATCTGCAGCGCGATGCGGCCGTCGTCCTCGCCGCAGGCGACGAGCAGGTCGCTGGTGTCGAGCGAGAAGTCGCCCATGCGGATGCCGAACTCGCCGTTCTTCGTGCGTTCGCGGAAGGCGCGCACGGTGTGGTGCTCGAGCGGCGGCGCCTCGGCCACCAGCTGCAGCAGCAGCGGGAAGCGCTCCAGGTCGCCGTGGGCCGTGGCGGTGATCTCGTGCACGGCATCGCTCTCCTGGCCCTGCACCTCCAGCGCGAGGCCACTCACGTGGCGCTCGAGGATTTCATTGGCGCGTTCGACCCGCTCGCGCAGCGGACGGGACTTGAGTTCGTCCTCGGCCAGGAGGAAGGCTTGCCAGAAGGCCTGGATTTCGGGGGAGACCGCCATGGGGTTCGGGTGTGCGTGTTCGGACAGGTGAGCAGTATTCCAGAAGTGGGCGGCGCGCTCGCAGGGCTCGTCGTCCCGAGGGCCGAGGTCAGAACAACTCGACGTCGCCGATCTTCGAGCCGTCTTCCAGCTCGCCACGCGCCACGAGGTCGGTGTGGCTCTGCACCTGGTCGCGGCCGTGCGCCTTCGCGAAGTACACGGCCTTGTCGGCGCGCTCGAACGCGGCGCTGGGCGTGTCACCGGGCTTGACCTCGGTGAAGCCGATGCTGATGGTGATGGAGCCCACCTGCGGGAACGGATAGGTCTTCGTGTTCGCGCGCATGCGCTCGAGGGCCTGGCGCGCGTCGTCGTCGGTGGCGCAGCGCATCAGCACCACGAACTCCTCGCCGCCGAAGCGGTACAGGCGGTCGTGGTAGCGGAAGCTGCTGCGCATCAGGCGCGACAGCAGCAGCAGCACCTCGTCGCCGATCAGGTGCCCGTAGTTGTCGTTGACGCTCTTGAAGTGGTCGATGTCGATCACGCCCAGCCAGTACCGGTGCGTGGAGGCCACGTGGCGGCGGCCGTCGGGCGACGTGGCCACGGCCATCGCCTCGGTCATCGGCGGCGAGTTGGTGGCCTTCAGGAAACTCTCGTCGAAGGTCTTGCGGTTGAGCAGGCCCGTCAGCGTGTCGCGTTCGCTGTAGTCGAGCAGGCCCTGGAAGTTGCGGTAGATGCGCAGGATGCTGCCCACCATGCGCACGTCCTCGTCCTTCAGCGGCGTGCGGCTCTCGATCTCCATGACGCCCACGACCTCGCGGTCGGTGCGCACGGGGAAGATGCTGCGGCTCAGGCTGCCGGGCAGCGTGACCACGCTGGTCTCGCCGGCCATGGCCTGCACGCGGGCGGGGAACAGGTCCAGGCGGGGCAGCGACTCGGTGTCGGCCCACACCGGGTCGGCCGTGGCCACCGCGTCGCTTTCACCCAGGCGCGCCCGGGTGATCCAGTGCTCCTGGCCGCGCTCGCCCACCACCCGGTAGATGGCCACCGAGATGGGGCGCAGCAGGTCCCGCAACGCGTTGACCAGCGTGACGTCCAGGATGTCCCGGTCCCGAAAACCGGTCATCTCCGCCAGGTGATCGACCAGTTGAGACATGGGGTACTGCGCGCCTCGGCAAAGCGTTGAAGGACGGATCAGGCAGGCGCCGCCACGGAGGTGGTGTACCGCGCGATCAATGCCAACAAGTCTTCCTCGGAATAGGGCTTGCCGAGGTAGTGGTCTACACCCAGTTCGGCCGCGTAATCGCGGTGCTTTTGCGCAATCCGCGACGTGATCATGATGATCGGCAGGTCGCTCATGCGGGCATCACCGCGGATGTTGCGGGCGAGGTCGAAGCCGTCCATGCGCGGCATCTCGATGTCGCTCAGCACCACCTGCGGCCGTTCCTCGGCCAGGCGTTCGAGCGCTTCGATGCCGTCCTTGGCCAGCGTGACGCGGAAGCCTTCGCGGGTCAGCAGGCGCTGCGTGACGCGGCGCACCGTGAGCGAATCGTCCACCACCAGCACGAGCGGTGCGAGGTGCTGGTGCGCCTCTTCCACCGTGGGCTTGACCACCTGCTGCTCCGGCGACAGGCGCGCGGCCTGCGTGGCCTGGCGTGCGGCATCGCCGTACAGCGTGGCCAGCGCCACCGGGTTGTAGATCAGCGCGACCGAGCCGGAGGCCAGCAGCGTCATGCCCGCGAGACCCGGCAGGCGCGACAGCTGCGGCCCGAGGTTCTTCACGACCACTTCCTGCGTGCCCAGCACTTCGTCGACGTGCAGTGCGACGCGCTGCTGCGCGCTTCGCACCACCACGACCGGACGGGTGCGGCCGGCTTCGCCGCTGACCGGCGTCTGCTGCAGCAGCGCGCCGAACCAGAAGAACAGCATGGACCGTTCGGCCAACGTGTAGCTGCCCGACTGGTACGCGTGCTCGATCTCCTCGACCGACAGGCGGCGCACGATCTCGATCAGCGTGGCGGGCACGGCCACGATGCTGTCGCCGCAGCGGAGCATCACGACCTGCGTCACCGCGGTGGTCAGCGGCAGCACCAGCGTGAAGCCGGTGCCCTGGCCTGCGGCCGTGGCGGTCTCGATGCGGCCGCCCATGGCGTTCACCTCGGAGCGGACCACGTCCATGCCGACGCCGCGGCCGGCGAGTTCGGTCACCGTCTCGGCGGTGGAGAAGCCCGGCATGAAGATCAGGTTGGCGAGTTCGCCGTCGCTGTGTTCGCTGCCCGGGGCGATGAGGCCCATCTTCTCGGCCTTGTCACGGATGCGCGAGAGGTTCAGGCCGGCGCCGTCGTCGCGGAACTCGACGCCGACTTCGTTGCCTTCCTGGCGCAGCACCACGACGATGTTGCCGACCGGGTCCTTGCCCGCAGCCGTTCGGACCTCGGGCGACTCGATGCCGTGCGTGACGCAGTTGCGCAGCAGGTGTTCGAAGGCCGGCGTCATCCGGTCGAGCACGCCGCGGTCGATTTCGATCGAGCCGCCGATGATGTCGAGGCGGACCTGCTTGCCGGTTTCCTTCGCGGCCTGGCGCACGACCCGGTACAGGCGGTCGGACTGGCTTTCGAATTCGACCATGCGGGTGCGCAGCAGGTCGTCCTGCAGGTCACGCGTCAGGCGGGCCTGGGCGGCCAGTTCGTCTTCCGTGGTTTCCAGCGTGCGCTGGAGCGAGCGCTGCACCGTGGCCACGTCGTTGACGGACTCGGCCATCATGCGCGTCAGTTCCTGGAAGCGCGTGAAGCGGTCGGACTCGAGCGGGTCGAAGGTCTCGTGGGCGGCCTTGGCGGCCTCCTGGCGCGAGATCATCTGCGTTTCGGCCTGGAACTCGATGTCGCGCAGCTGCTGGCGCAGGCGCTCCAGGTTGTCCGTCAGGTCGCCGAGCGAACCGCGGATGTTGCCGACCTCGGCCTCGATCCGCGAACGCGTGATGCTGACCTCACCGGCCTGGTTCACCATGCGTTCGAGCAGCGGACCGCGCACGCGCACGGCGGCGTTGGCCGCGGCCACCGGCTGGTGGGTGGGCGTGTCGAGGTCCGGGGCGCTTTCGGCGAAACGCGACCAGTCGATCTCGTTGGAGACCGGGGCGGCGGGCGGCAGGTCCACCAGCGGCGCGGCGGCCGTGTCGGACGCGGCGGCGTGCACGATGGGCACCACCGACACCGGCTCGATCACCGGCAGCGCGGGGATGGCTTCGAGGGCGGCGGGCGTGGTGTGCGGCTCGACGGCCACCACCGGCTCCTCGGCCGTGGGCGTGTCGAGGGCTTCTTCTGCCTCGGCGTAGGCCTGGGCGTCGCGCGACTTCAGCGCTTCGAAGGCGCCGCTCAGCGCGTCGGCGCGGGACTCGAGGCGTTCGACGTCGGCCGCCGTGGCGTTCTCGGCCTGCAGCAGGTGCTCGATGGCGGTCTCGAGGCGGTGCGCCATTTCGCCGAGGCGCATGGCGCCGGCGAGGCGGGCACCGCCCTTGAGCGTGTGCAGCGTGCGCATGCACGACGCGGCGTGGGCGTTGTTCTCGGGCTGGCGGGTCCAGTCGCGCAGGGCGGCGGACAGCTGCGGCAGCAGTTCCTCGGCCTCTTCCTCGAAGATCGGGAAGAGTTCGGCGTCGACCGCGTCGACGGCGTCGATGTCCTCGTCGTCTTCGTCGCGGTCGGCACGGAACGGCGCGGCGGAGGCCACGGGTGCGGCCACCGGCAGCGGCGTGAAGGCCTTGAACTCGGCCTGGCCCAGTTCACCCGGTTCGGGCAACGAGCCGAAGGCGGATTCGCGGGCTTCGGCCGGAGCCTGGGCCGCAGGTTCGAACGCGGGTTCCGGCAGCCGCTCGGCTGCGGGCTGCACTTCGGGCAGCGCCAGCGCCTCGGCTTCCGCGGCCTGCAGGTCGACCTCGAGGGCTCCCGGGCGGGTGTCCTGCACCGGCACGTCGGCCGCGGGCGGTGCGGCCTCGGCCAGCGCCTCGGTCAACGACTCGGGTTCGGCGTCGAGCAGCAGGTCGGGTTCGTCGTCGCCACGCGCGGCCTGCGCGTCGACGGCGGCGTTGGCTTCTTCCAGGCGGCGTGCCGAGCTGACCTCGTGTTCGGCGAGACGCTCGAGCAGTTCCGGCGCCGGGGCCTTCAGGAAACCGGCGGCGAACTGGTGCAGCAGGCGGCGGACTTCTTCCGCGGCCTCGACGAACAAGCGGCCTTCTTCCGGCGTGCCATGGCCGATGGCCTGCGAGCGCATCAGCGCGTGTTCGAGCGTGCGGGCGAGCTGCGACAGGTCGGCGAAGCCCACCGTGGCGGAACTGCCGGCCAGCGAGTGCGCGAGCGCGATGGGCATCTCGCCCACCGGGCGGTGCAGCTCCATCGCCCACTCGGCCACTTCCGTGGTGAGCTTGCGCGACAGCTCGTCGGCTTCGTTCAGGTAGATGTTGAACAGCGGGATGCTGATGCGCAGCGGGCCGACGATGCGGACCTGGTCGTCGTCGACGAACGGGGCCGGCTCTTCGACGGCGGCCTCGATGGCCTCCACGGCCTCGGCGAATTCGATGGTCTCGGGTTCGCCGGCCGGCTCGGCGGCGGCCACGGGCACGGCGTCGTCGAACGGGATGTCGAGGTGGTCGATCTCGGCGGCGGGGAAGTCGACGAGTGCACCCGGTGCGGTGTCCTGGCGCGGTTCGATGACCGTGCGCTCCTCGGCGACGGGCGCGGCTGCGACGGCGGGCACGGCATCGCCGAACACGTCGTCACCGAGGTCGAGTTCGATCAGTTCCACCGACTCGGCGGCGGGCAGCGCGTCGAGTTCGACGGCCTGCGGCACGTCCAGCGACGACAGCACGGCTTCTTCAGCCGGCAGGCCGGCCGTGAGGTCGACCACCGGCGCATCGGCCGGCTCGGCCGCGGGCGGCACGGTGACCGGCGGGGTGTCGTCGAAGGCACCCAGGTCGAGGTCGAAGCTGAGTTCCGGCAGGGCCTCGGCGACCGGCACGGCCGCGGCTTGCACCGGCGCTTCGGGCGGGATGTCGGCGACGGGCGCCAGATCGAGGTCGAGGTCGAACGACTCGATGGTCTCGACGGCCTGGGCCACCGGCAGTTCGGGGGTTTCGACCGGCGCGGGCGCCGGAGCCACCACGGGCGCCTCGGCGGGCGTGTCGAGCGCCAGCGACATCAGGGGCAGCGCGGCCGCCTCGGCGGACGGCGTGGCGATGTCGCCGACGGGTTCGCCGCGGCCGAAGGCTTCGGCCGCCTTCACGAGCGGGCCGGACTTCCAGCCATGGGCGGTCTGGTTCGCGATGGCCTCGATCCAGTCGGCGAGGTGGTTCAGCGCCTTGTGGGAGAAGTCGAGCAGGGCCGGCGTGGCGGCGTTCTGTCCGGCGAGCCAGGTGTTGTAGAGCTGTTCGCAGGCCCAGGCCGCGTCACCGAACTCCTTCAGCCCGACCATGCGGGAACTGCCCTTGAAGGTGTGGAACGCGCGGCGCACCGCGGTGAGTTGTTCGACGTCGCCGGGGGCGGCGGCCAGCTGGGCGAGCGAATCGCGCGCCTCGCCGACCTTCTCGCGCGCTTCCTCGAGGAAGATCTCGCGCATCTCGGGGTCGTCGGCCAGGTCGGCGCCCGGGGCGCTGGCGGCGGGGGCCGCGACCGGCGCAGCCACCGGGGCCGGCGCGGGTGCGGGAGCGGATTTCGCGGCCGGCAGCGGCAGCGGGTCGAGCGCGACGGCATCGCCGGCGGTGATGACGAAGTCGTTGAGGGCTTCGGAGAGCTGCTCGCGGGCCTCGGTGACCTCGGCCAGACCCTGGGCCTGTTCGATGTTGTGCTGGGCCTGCTCGATGGTGGCGACGAGGCCGGCCTGGTCGGCGGCTTGTGCTTCCTGCTGCAGGTGTTCGAGTTCGTTCGACAGCGCGTCGAGCGGCATGCGTTCGCTGACGGCGGCCTCGGCCAGGGCCTGGGCCTGCTCGATCACGCGTGGCTCGACCGTGGGCGCCATCTTGGGCACCGCGAGGTTCGTGGCGCTGCGCGCGGCGGCGCTGCGGCCCATCAGCGGGCTCAGCGCGCCGGTGAGGGGGTCGAACACGAACAGCGACTTGGCGACCTGCGGCTGCGCGCCGAGCATGTCGATCAGGAAGCCGAGCGCGCCGAGGTTGCCGGCGAGACGGTCGAAGGTGCCGGACTGCACGACACCCTGCGGGTCCACTTCGGTGGCGATCAGGCCTTCGACGTCGTCGCGCATGCGCAGCAGCGCCTGCGTGGCCTGGTCCATGCCGAGCACGGACATCACGCCGCGCATCGACGACAGCTGGCCGGGCACCGGCATCAGCACGTCGCGTTCGGCGGGCTTGCGGAAGAACTGGTCGATCTGCTTCTCGACCTCGGCGAGCGAGGAGCGCAGCTCCTGCACGACGCTGCCCATGGTCTGGCGGTCGGACACGCGGCGGTACAGCTCCTCCATCCACGCTTCGAGCGGGTCGGGAGTCTGGCCGGAACGCACGCCGGCGATGCGCTGCGCGAGGCGGCGCACGCGCTGGGCCTGCTCGGGGTGGTCGAAGTCGGTGTCTTCGAGCGAGGACTCGAGGTACAGCACGCTGGTGGCGACTTCCATCGCGAGCGGCGTCTCGGGCGCGGCCCCGCTCTGCTGCGTCTGGAGGATGGCCTGCTGGAGTTCGTCGGCGAGCACCTCGCCGCTCGGGTAGAGGCGGCGCAGCGAATCGCCCACGAGCGAGAACTGCTCGGAGAGTCCGCCGAGGCGATGCATTTCACCGCCGGCAACGCCGGACCAGGCGTCCTTCGCGCTCGACACGCGCTTCTTCGCCTGCGCGACCCACGCGGGGTCGTAGCGGCCGAGGCGGCTGACTTCGTAGTCGACCGGCACGTGGGACTCGAGGTCGTAGGCCTGGCGCACGGCCGCGAGGCGCGGCGCACGGCCATCGGCCGGCGTGGGGGTCTGGGCGCAGAAGAACAGCAGGTCCTGCGCGAGGCGTTCGGAGACTTCGTTGTCGCCACGCTCGAAGATGCGCAGTTGCGCGAGCAGGCGCGAGGCCACGCGCTTGCCGAACACGTCGGCCTGCAGCAGGCCCTGGGCCTGCGACTGGAAGAAGGCGCCAGCGAGCTTCCACAGCGTGGACGCGGCGAGGTCGGACGCACCGGCACCGAGGCCCGCGCACAGGTCGCTCATGCGGCCCGCGGCGGTGGCCTGCTGGCCGCGCATCAGCAGCAGCATCTGCTGCTCCATCTCCGTGCGGGCGGACGCGTCGGCCGGGCGCGGGGTCACGCCCGGCTCGGACGGCACTTCACGCCACTGCCAGTCGAAGACCCACAGGTCGGCCGGGTGCACCCGGTCGGCACCGGCCACGGCCTGCACGTCGCGGTAGCGCGGGAACAGTGCGAGCGGCGAGAGCGGCTTGCCGGCGAGCAGGCGCTGCAGGTAGTCGAGCAGCGCGAAGGAGGTCTGTTCGATGACGTCGACGTCGGCCGAGGTCATCTTCTGCGGTTTCAGCACGAAGCGCTTGACCGCGGATTCGCTGGCGCGAAGCACGCTGGCCACGGCCGGCAGGCCGACGAGTTCGAGGGCACCCACGCCCTGGTGGATCTGCTGGTGCGCGGTGCGCAGCACGGCGGGATCGACGGCATCGACGTCGGAGCCGCTGACGGCCTCGGCATCCTTGACGAAGCGGCGAAGCGCCTTGTGGGCAGCCTCCAGGGAGCGGCGCAGTTCTTCCTGCACCCACGCCAGTGCGCTCAGGTCGTC
This genomic stretch from Piscinibacter gummiphilus harbors:
- a CDS encoding hybrid sensor histidine kinase/response regulator — its product is MSDNHSETTDDLSALAWVQEELRRSLEAAHKALRRFVKDAEAVSGSDVDAVDPAVLRTAHQQIHQGVGALELVGLPAVASVLRASESAVKRFVLKPQKMTSADVDVIEQTSFALLDYLQRLLAGKPLSPLALFPRYRDVQAVAGADRVHPADLWVFDWQWREVPSEPGVTPRPADASARTEMEQQMLLLMRGQQATAAGRMSDLCAGLGAGASDLAASTLWKLAGAFFQSQAQGLLQADVFGKRVASRLLAQLRIFERGDNEVSERLAQDLLFFCAQTPTPADGRAPRLAAVRQAYDLESHVPVDYEVSRLGRYDPAWVAQAKKRVSSAKDAWSGVAGGEMHRLGGLSEQFSLVGDSLRRLYPSGEVLADELQQAILQTQQSGAAPETPLAMEVATSVLYLESSLEDTDFDHPEQAQRVRRLAQRIAGVRSGQTPDPLEAWMEELYRRVSDRQTMGSVVQELRSSLAEVEKQIDQFFRKPAERDVLMPVPGQLSSMRGVMSVLGMDQATQALLRMRDDVEGLIATEVDPQGVVQSGTFDRLAGNLGALGFLIDMLGAQPQVAKSLFVFDPLTGALSPLMGRSAAARSATNLAVPKMAPTVEPRVIEQAQALAEAAVSERMPLDALSNELEHLQQEAQAADQAGLVATIEQAQHNIEQAQGLAEVTEAREQLSEALNDFVITAGDAVALDPLPLPAAKSAPAPAPAPVAAPVAAPAASAPGADLADDPEMREIFLEEAREKVGEARDSLAQLAAAPGDVEQLTAVRRAFHTFKGSSRMVGLKEFGDAAWACEQLYNTWLAGQNAATPALLDFSHKALNHLADWIEAIANQTAHGWKSGPLVKAAEAFGRGEPVGDIATPSAEAAALPLMSLALDTPAEAPVVAPAPAPVETPELPVAQAVETIESFDLDLDLAPVADIPPEAPVQAAAVPVAEALPELSFDLDLGAFDDTPPVTVPPAAEPADAPVVDLTAGLPAEEAVLSSLDVPQAVELDALPAAESVELIELDLGDDVFGDAVPAVAAAPVAEERTVIEPRQDTAPGALVDFPAAEIDHLDIPFDDAVPVAAAEPAGEPETIEFAEAVEAIEAAVEEPAPFVDDDQVRIVGPLRISIPLFNIYLNEADELSRKLTTEVAEWAMELHRPVGEMPIALAHSLAGSSATVGFADLSQLARTLEHALMRSQAIGHGTPEEGRLFVEAAEEVRRLLHQFAAGFLKAPAPELLERLAEHEVSSARRLEEANAAVDAQAARGDDEPDLLLDAEPESLTEALAEAAPPAADVPVQDTRPGALEVDLQAAEAEALALPEVQPAAERLPEPAFEPAAQAPAEARESAFGSLPEPGELGQAEFKAFTPLPVAAPVASAAPFRADRDEDDEDIDAVDAVDAELFPIFEEEAEELLPQLSAALRDWTRQPENNAHAASCMRTLHTLKGGARLAGAMRLGEMAHRLETAIEHLLQAENATAADVERLESRADALSGAFEALKSRDAQAYAEAEEALDTPTAEEPVVAVEPHTTPAALEAIPALPVIEPVSVVPIVHAAASDTAAAPLVDLPPAAPVSNEIDWSRFAESAPDLDTPTHQPVAAANAAVRVRGPLLERMVNQAGEVSITRSRIEAEVGNIRGSLGDLTDNLERLRQQLRDIEFQAETQMISRQEAAKAAHETFDPLESDRFTRFQELTRMMAESVNDVATVQRSLQRTLETTEDELAAQARLTRDLQDDLLRTRMVEFESQSDRLYRVVRQAAKETGKQVRLDIIGGSIEIDRGVLDRMTPAFEHLLRNCVTHGIESPEVRTAAGKDPVGNIVVVLRQEGNEVGVEFRDDGAGLNLSRIRDKAEKMGLIAPGSEHSDGELANLIFMPGFSTAETVTELAGRGVGMDVVRSEVNAMGGRIETATAAGQGTGFTLVLPLTTAVTQVVMLRCGDSIVAVPATLIEIVRRLSVEEIEHAYQSGSYTLAERSMLFFWFGALLQQTPVSGEAGRTRPVVVVRSAQQRVALHVDEVLGTQEVVVKNLGPQLSRLPGLAGMTLLASGSVALIYNPVALATLYGDAARQATQAARLSPEQQVVKPTVEEAHQHLAPLVLVVDDSLTVRRVTQRLLTREGFRVTLAKDGIEALERLAEERPQVVLSDIEMPRMDGFDLARNIRGDARMSDLPIIMITSRIAQKHRDYAAELGVDHYLGKPYSEEDLLALIARYTTSVAAPA